A stretch of DNA from Synergistaceae bacterium:
CGAGAAGGTGCAGTCTGTCACCATAGGACTGCCGTTCTCGATGAACATCCCGCCGCCCCAGGTGTTCGCCTCGTTCTCCCAGAAGGTGCAGTTCGTGACCCTCGGATTCCCGTTCAAGATGCTCATTCCTCCGCCCCTACCCGCCTTGTTCCCTATGAAGGTACAGTTCGTCACCGTCGGACTGCCATTCTCGATCAGCATCCCGCCGCCGTCATCGTCCGTTTTACCTGCCGTGATGGCAAAGCCGTCGAGGATGGCGGTGTCGTCTGCACCTACAGCATAGACGACGTGGTAGCTACCCCAGCCGCCGCCGATAGCTCCGCTGAGGATGGTGACATTCGCCTCCCAGTCGCGCTCGTCCCGTTGGGTCTCATCCCCGGCGAAGCCGCCGTAAAGGGCAATATTCTTTTTGAGAACAAAGGATTTGTCGGGGTCCGAATCGTGGGGCGTATACTCACCCTTAGCCACCCAGTACTCACCCTTTGTTCCTGCCTCCAAAGCGGCTCTGAACTTATCTAAGTCCATGGCGTTTGCCCACGAATCTCCCGACTTGTTCCCGGCGCCTGCTACTGTCACATGGATCGCCCCCTCCGAGGCCGACGAGACCGCCAGCAGAGCAAGCAGAAGAAAACACGAGCACAGTACTCTTTTGAACCACTTTAACTTCATCGACACGACGTTCACTCCTTTCCCGCGGTACCTGAATGCAGATCTAGCCGCACTCCATACCACGGGGTGCGGTTCCTCACTTCACGGCGAAGGGGAGGCTCAGGCCGACGCTCTCCCAATGCAATCAATACTACAAAAAAACAAAAGAGTCAAGCATCTTGCCGGGTCAATCTGTAGATTCATCTTCTTAATTAGGTCAAACACCTCCGGACCGAAAGTTTTAAGCGGGCCGAGGTTAACCTAGTCGAAATACTGCGCCGACTATAGTAAACTGCCTGTTTCAATGATACAATTCAATGCCAGGGCATCCGACCGCCCTGGTATTTCACAAACAAAGGAGGCAGTTCCATGAAAAAGAGAGTATTGTTTCTGACAGCGATGCTTGTGGTGGCCGCACTGGCGCTTCCTGCTCAGGCTTCGGCCAAAGAGGTCATGATCTACTCCTCGATGAAGGACTCCCAGCTGGCGGCTCTGAAGGACGCTTTCATGGCCAAGTACCCGGACATCAAGATGGACTACTACACAGCGGGCACCGGCAACGTGATGACCAAGCTGGCGACCGAGCAGCAGGCGGGAGGCATCCAGGCCGACATCATCTGGGTCGGCGACCCGACCAACTACATCTCCTTCAAGGAGCAGGGGCTTCTGTACGCCTACGACTCCCCCGAGGCGGCCAGCATCCCGGCCAAGCTGAAGGACCCAGACAACTTCTACACATCGGGGCGAGTGATCATGCTGGGCTTCGTCTACAACACCGACACAGTCAAGCGAGAGGACGTTCCGAAGACATGGAACGAGCTGCTTGATTTCGACGGCTACCTTGCGATGACCGACCCGACATTCGCCGGCACCACCCTGTACACTGTAGCTGGCCTTGTGCAGCACCCGGACTTCGGATGGGACTTCTTCCAGAAGCTGAAGGACAAGGGCATTCTGCTCGAGAGAGGATCGAGCGCGGTGGTCACAAAGGTAGGGTCCGGCGAGTACGACGTCAGCGTCGGAGTCGACTACATAGCCAGGACTATGATGGCCGAGGGCTCCCCAATCGACTTCGCCTATCCGGAGGACTACATCCCGGTCATCCTCAGCCCGATCGCCATAGTGAAGAACACTGCGCACCTGGAGGAGGCGAAGCTGCTTTTCGACTACATACTCTCCATTGAAGGGCAGAAAATACTGATGGAGGAGTACACCGCGCCCGTCCGTCCGGAGCTCGCTCTGGAGGGCGCCCCCTCCCTGATCGAGGCGGCGGAGAGAATTCTCCCCGTCGATGACGAGCTTCTCGTGGCGGAGAAGGACGAGCTTCTGAAGAAGTTCGACAGCATATTCAAGTAGGTCTGTTATTGAGCGCGGGGAGGCGAACCCTCCCCGCTTTGTATTGCACCCGGGCAGGGCGATGCGCCCCTCGCGGTGGCAAGAGGTGATTGAATGGCTGGAGTCACATTTGAGAACGTAACTATCAGTTATGATAAAAAGGTGATAATCGACGACCTGTCGCTTGAGATCGCCGATGGGGAGTGCTTCGCCATCCTCGGCCCCTCCGCGTGCGGGAAGACCACCCTGATAAGGGG
This window harbors:
- a CDS encoding right-handed parallel beta-helix repeat-containing protein; translation: MSMKLKWFKRVLCSCFLLLALLAVSSASEGAIHVTVAGAGNKSGDSWANAMDLDKFRAALEAGTKGEYWVAKGEYTPHDSDPDKSFVLKKNIALYGGFAGDETQRDERDWEANVTILSGAIGGGWGSYHVVYAVGADDTAILDGFAITAGKTDDDGGGMLIENGSPTVTNCTFIGNKAGRGGGMSILNGNPRVTNCTFWENEANTWGGGMFIENGSPMVTDCTFSKNVGNTIGGGMLIRNGSSTVTNCTFSENVANLYGGGMYLNSGSSTVTNCTFSGNKANTYSGGGAFIGSGSPTLMNCTFSENMAKDPGDGIYSHSD
- a CDS encoding ABC transporter substrate-binding protein yields the protein MKKRVLFLTAMLVVAALALPAQASAKEVMIYSSMKDSQLAALKDAFMAKYPDIKMDYYTAGTGNVMTKLATEQQAGGIQADIIWVGDPTNYISFKEQGLLYAYDSPEAASIPAKLKDPDNFYTSGRVIMLGFVYNTDTVKREDVPKTWNELLDFDGYLAMTDPTFAGTTLYTVAGLVQHPDFGWDFFQKLKDKGILLERGSSAVVTKVGSGEYDVSVGVDYIARTMMAEGSPIDFAYPEDYIPVILSPIAIVKNTAHLEEAKLLFDYILSIEGQKILMEEYTAPVRPELALEGAPSLIEAAERILPVDDELLVAEKDELLKKFDSIFK